The Geomonas ferrireducens DNA segment ATCGCCTCCCTAAGGGGGTAGATGCGGGCGCCGCCATTAAAATGACGCTCCCTTTCGCCGAGGTTGCGGCGAGCGTCAGAAGATCCGACAGTCACGTGCTTGCCAACGGGGATATCGTCACCTTTAGCCGGGATAAATCTGGTAAGTATCAGTTTTTATTGAACATGATGGGCGCCAAGGAGCGTATGCTCCTCGGCGTGCCGCTGGACCCGGACCTGTTGAGTGAGGCCGAATGGTCCCTCCTGCCGGGGATCGGGACGGCACTTTCCCGGCGCATCATCGAAGACCGTCAGGAAAATGGCGCTTTCGGCACCGTGGACGGGTTGCTGCGGGTGTCGGGGATCGGCCCTGGCAAGCTTGCAGCGATTAAAAGATACTTTTAATGCGCCGCAACAGGGCCTTTTTGCGAAGGTTCTTTTCGAAAAGGAGTAACTCTAGCATTACAACCTTCTCATATCTTCCTCCTTGGCATGTTAGGTGAAATATACGAACCCACATGAAGTTCTTTAATCAACTTTCTGTTGGGAGGTATGGCTTATGAAATGCCCTAAATGCAAAGGTAGGATGTTTGCCGAGAAATATTACGACTTCGTGAGATCGTTCGACGCCTGGAAGTGCACCTGCTGCGGCGAGGTGCTCGATCCGACCATCCTGGCCAACAGGGCAAGGAACTTCAACAGCCTCCTCGGCTGATACTGAAACGATAAAAGAACAGCGAAGGGGGACCGC contains these protein-coding regions:
- a CDS encoding ComEA family DNA-binding protein, giving the protein MMPRSQRLALWCLALALTLPLYIKGRIPTPKGEDAAFSRFTGQTVTVRLAGDLPRPGVYRLPKGVDAGAAIKMTLPFAEVAASVRRSDSHVLANGDIVTFSRDKSGKYQFLLNMMGAKERMLLGVPLDPDLLSEAEWSLLPGIGTALSRRIIEDRQENGAFGTVDGLLRVSGIGPGKLAAIKRYF